GGCCGCCCTGTGGAGCCTGCTGCCCTCGGTGTTCATCGGCTTCGCCGGTCCGGTCACCGCACAGCTCGTACAGCGGGGCGTCAAACGGGGATACGTCGTCGCCGGCGGCTTCGCGGCCATGGCGGCCGGTTACTCGATGCTCGCCCTCGTCGGCACCGACTCGCTGTGGCCGGCGCTCGCCGGGGCCGGCGTCCTCGCCTGCGGGATGGTCGCGATCGTCTCCCAGCTGACCGACCTGGCCATGAGCGGCGCCCCGATGGAGCGGGCGGGTACGGCCTCCTCCCTGCTGGAGACCAGCGCCGAGTTCGGCGGCGCCCTCGGCATGGCGGTGCTCGGCTCCATCGGTACGGCGATCTACCGCCACGACATGCCGGCCACCGCCCCGGCCGCCGCCCGCCAGACCCTGGGCGACGCCCTCGCCACGGCGGCCCGGCTGCCCGGCCGGACCGGCGAGTCCCTCCTGACCACGGCCCGCGAAGCCTTCACCAGCGGGATGCAGGGCGCGGCGATCGCGGGGGCGGTGCTGGTGGCGCTCGCGGCGGTGGGGGCGGCGGTGAGCCTGCGGAAGATCGAGGTCGGCGACGACTAGGGGAAAGGAAAACGCCGGACGGGCTGACTTTCGTCAGCCCGTCCGGCGTTTGCGGATGTGTCAGACGAGGTTCACGGAGCGGGCGGACGTCGCACCGATCTCCGAGGCCACCTCGGCCAGCACGCCGGAGGACACCGTGTCGTCGACGGTCAGCACCGCCAGCGCCTCGCCGCCCACCGCCGCGCGAGCGACCTGCATGCCGGCGATGTTGATGCCCGCCTCGCCGAGGATGCGGCCGACGGTGCCGACGACACCGGGACGGTCCTCGTAGCGCAGCACGACCATGTGGTCGGCGAGCGCGAGGTCGACGTCGAAGTCACCGACCGCGACGATCTTCTGGACGTGCTTCGGGCCGGCCAGCGTGCCGGAGACCGACACCTCCTCGCCGCCGGCGAGCGTGCCGCGCACGGTGACGACGTTGCGGTGCTCGGCCGACTCGGAGCTGGTGGTCAGCCGGACCTCGACGCCCCGCTCCTGCGCGAACAGCGGCGCGTTGACGTAACTCACCGTCTCGTCCACGACGTCCTCGAAGACGCCCTTGAGCGCGGACAGCTCGAGGACCTTCACGTCGTGCTGGGTGATCTCGCCGTAGACCTCGACGTCCAGGCGGTGCGCGACCTCACCGGCGAGCGCGGTGAAGATACGGCCGAGACGCTCGGCGAGCGGCAGCCCCGGCTTGACGTCCTCGGCGATGACACCGCCCTGGACGTTCACCGCGTCCGGCACCAGCTCACCGGCGAGCGCCAGGCGCACCGACTTGGCGACCGCGATGCCCGCCTTCTCCTGGGCCTCGTCGGTGGAGGCGCCGAGGTGCGGGGTGCAGACGACCTGGTCCAGCTCGAACAGCGGGGAGTCGGTGCACGGCTCCTTGGCGTACACGTCGAGGCCGGCGCCGGCGACCCGGCCCTCCTTCAGCGCCGCGTACAGCGCCGCCTCGTCGACGATGCCGCCGCGCGCGGCGTTGACGATGCGCACGCTCGGCTTGACCTTGCGCAGCGCCTCGTCGCCGATGAGGCCGAGGGTCTCGGGGGTCTTGGGCAGGTGGACGGTGATGAAGTCGGAGACCTCGAGCAGCTCGTCCAGGGACAGCACCTTCACGCCCATCTGGGCGGCGCGGGCGGGCTGGACGTAGGGGTCGTAGGCGACGACCTTCATGCCGAAGGCGGACATGCGCTGGGCGACCAGGGCGCCGATGCGGCCGAGGCCGACGACACCGAGGGTCTTCTCGGCCAGCTCGACGCCCGTGTACTTGCTGCGCTTCCACTCGCCGTTCTTCAGCGCGGCGTTGGCCTGCGGGATGTTGCGGGCGGAGGCGAGGATCAGACCGCAGGCCAGCTCGGCGGCGGTCACGATGTTGGAGGTCGGGGCGTTGACGACCATCACGCCGGCCTTGGTGGCGGCGGAGACGTCGACGTTGTCCAGGCCGACGCCGGCGCGGGCGACGACCTTGAGCTTCTTCGCCGCGGCGATGGCCTCGGCGTCGACCTTCGTGGCGGAACGGATCAGGATCGCGTCGACGTCGGCGATGGCGGGGAGCAGTTCGGCTCGGTCGGCTCCGTTGGTGTGCCGGATCTCGAAGTCCGGGCCGAGTGCGTCCACGGTCGCGGGCGACAGCTCTTCAGCGATGAGTACGACAGGTTTCGAGCTCACGTGAGGTCCTCACAAGTCCAGAGCATGCGGACGGCCGTCCCGACGGCCGCAGGCGGAGGAGGGGGGCTAGCCGCGGAAGACGCACGACGCTGTGGGCCTGACGCGTGTTGTGCAGCAGTCTAGTGGCGTGTCGGCGGCCGTATTGCGCCTCCACGGAAGGATCACCCGGACGGGAAACTCCATTTTGTATGGAGGGTTCGTACCGGATGGACGACGGGGGCCGGAGCAGCATGCCCCGGCCCCCGTCCTGAGGCTTACGCCTCCTCGTTCACCCAGCTCATCAGCTTGCGCAGCTGCTTGCCGGTGGTCTCCAGCAGGTGCTCGGAGTCCTGCTTCTTGTACTCGTTGTACTTCTTCAGGCCGCCGTGGTACTCGTCCATCCAGTTCTGGGCGAAGGAGCCGTCCTGGATCTCGGCGAGGACCTGCTTCATCTCGGCCTTGGTGGCGTCGGTGATGATGCGCGGGCCGGTGACGTAGTCGCCCCACTCGGCGGTCTCGGAGATGGACCAGCGCATCTTCTCCAGGCCGCCCTCGTACATGAGGTCCACGATCAGCTTCAGCTCGTGCAGGCACTCGAAGTAGGCGATCTCCGGCTGGTAGCCGGCCTCGGTCAGGGTCTCGAAGCCCGCCTTGACCAGCGCGGCCGTACCACCGCAGAGGACGGCCTGCTCGCCGAACAGGTCGGTCTCGGTCTCCTCGGTGAAGGTCGTCTTGATGACGCCGGCGCGGGTGCCGCCGATGCCCTTGGCGTACGACAGGGCCAGCGAGAAGGCGTTGCCGGAGGCGTCCTGCTCGACGGCGGCGATGCACGGAACGCCGCGGCCCTCCTCGTACTGACGGCGGACCAGGTGGCCCGGGCCCTTCGGGGCGACCATGCAGACGT
Above is a genomic segment from Streptomyces fodineus containing:
- the serA gene encoding phosphoglycerate dehydrogenase, giving the protein MSSKPVVLIAEELSPATVDALGPDFEIRHTNGADRAELLPAIADVDAILIRSATKVDAEAIAAAKKLKVVARAGVGLDNVDVSAATKAGVMVVNAPTSNIVTAAELACGLILASARNIPQANAALKNGEWKRSKYTGVELAEKTLGVVGLGRIGALVAQRMSAFGMKVVAYDPYVQPARAAQMGVKVLSLDELLEVSDFITVHLPKTPETLGLIGDEALRKVKPSVRIVNAARGGIVDEAALYAALKEGRVAGAGLDVYAKEPCTDSPLFELDQVVCTPHLGASTDEAQEKAGIAVAKSVRLALAGELVPDAVNVQGGVIAEDVKPGLPLAERLGRIFTALAGEVAHRLDVEVYGEITQHDVKVLELSALKGVFEDVVDETVSYVNAPLFAQERGVEVRLTTSSESAEHRNVVTVRGTLAGGEEVSVSGTLAGPKHVQKIVAVGDFDVDLALADHMVVLRYEDRPGVVGTVGRILGEAGINIAGMQVARAAVGGEALAVLTVDDTVSSGVLAEVASEIGATSARSVNLV
- the ilvC gene encoding ketol-acid reductoisomerase → MAELFYDADADLSIIQGRKVAVIGYGSQGHAHALSLRDSGVDVRVGLHEGSKSKAKAEEQGLRVVTPSEAAAEADVIMILVPDPIQAQVYEESIAPNLKDGDALFFGHGFNIRFGFIKPPAGVDVCMVAPKGPGHLVRRQYEEGRGVPCIAAVEQDASGNAFSLALSYAKGIGGTRAGVIKTTFTEETETDLFGEQAVLCGGTAALVKAGFETLTEAGYQPEIAYFECLHELKLIVDLMYEGGLEKMRWSISETAEWGDYVTGPRIITDATKAEMKQVLAEIQDGSFAQNWMDEYHGGLKKYNEYKKQDSEHLLETTGKQLRKLMSWVNEEA